In one Gemmatimonadales bacterium genomic region, the following are encoded:
- a CDS encoding electron-transfer flavoprotein:ubiquinone oxidoreductase — protein sequence MPPILPVRHQRDLPLDRIIRREPPGAEAIEMDVLVVGAGPAGLACAIELARRRPEAQIGVLEKAGSLGEHSLSGAVVNPRALRELFPDVDVSELPFRQPVSGEAVYVLTKTRAQRIPTPPTMHNAGFYTASICEIVRWLGERAESAGVNLFPGFPVESFLVEGDRVRGVRTAPSGLTRDGEPGPNYQEPTDLTAKVTVIAEGTRGMLAQAWRSWQKVGSSNPQIFALGVKEVWEVRRPLDQIVHTLGWPLPRDAFGGSFMYPLGPTQVALGLVVGLDYHNARLDVFELMQRMKLHPLFRRQLEGGQMLEWGAKTIPEGGYFALPERNHGDGILLIGDAAGLVDVPSLKGIHYAMQSGIFAARAAAGALERGAHDAAALAGYDAALRGSYVVSDLHRTRNMRLAFKDGFFVGGAKAVLMTATGGRFPGAPIAMAADASTPRAVEPVEPFTPDGALTFSKVDAVFKSGNATRDTIPSHLLVGPDVTPAVAEFYSHVCPAAVYERVGDELRVNAPNCVDCKATDVLGPRWTPREGGSGPKYRMM from the coding sequence GTGCCGCCCATTCTCCCCGTCCGACACCAGCGCGACCTCCCCCTCGACCGCATCATCCGCCGCGAGCCGCCGGGCGCCGAGGCGATCGAGATGGACGTGCTCGTCGTGGGCGCGGGGCCCGCCGGCCTCGCCTGCGCCATCGAGCTCGCGCGCCGCCGGCCGGAGGCGCAGATCGGCGTGCTGGAGAAGGCGGGGAGTCTGGGCGAGCACAGCCTGTCGGGTGCAGTGGTGAACCCGCGCGCACTCCGCGAGCTCTTTCCGGACGTCGACGTGAGCGAGCTGCCGTTCCGCCAGCCGGTGAGCGGCGAGGCTGTGTACGTCCTCACGAAAACCCGCGCGCAGCGGATCCCCACGCCGCCCACGATGCACAACGCCGGCTTCTACACCGCGTCGATCTGCGAGATCGTCCGTTGGCTCGGCGAGCGCGCGGAAAGCGCGGGCGTGAATCTGTTCCCGGGCTTTCCGGTCGAATCGTTCCTGGTCGAGGGCGACAGGGTCCGGGGCGTGCGCACCGCGCCCTCGGGCCTCACGCGCGACGGCGAGCCCGGTCCCAATTACCAGGAGCCCACCGACCTCACCGCCAAGGTCACCGTCATCGCCGAAGGCACCCGCGGCATGCTGGCGCAGGCATGGCGCTCGTGGCAGAAGGTGGGCTCGTCCAATCCGCAGATCTTTGCCCTCGGCGTGAAGGAGGTGTGGGAGGTTCGGCGCCCGCTCGACCAGATCGTCCACACCCTGGGCTGGCCGCTCCCGCGCGACGCCTTCGGCGGGAGCTTCATGTATCCGCTCGGGCCCACGCAGGTGGCGCTCGGCCTCGTTGTCGGCCTCGACTATCACAATGCGCGGCTCGACGTGTTCGAGCTGATGCAGCGGATGAAGCTGCACCCGCTGTTTCGCCGGCAGCTCGAGGGCGGCCAGATGCTCGAGTGGGGCGCGAAGACGATTCCCGAGGGCGGCTACTTCGCGCTGCCCGAGCGCAACCACGGCGACGGCATCCTGCTGATCGGCGACGCCGCGGGCCTGGTGGACGTGCCCTCGCTCAAGGGGATTCACTACGCGATGCAATCCGGGATCTTCGCCGCACGCGCGGCGGCCGGGGCGCTCGAGCGCGGCGCGCACGACGCGGCGGCGCTCGCGGGCTACGACGCGGCGCTCCGCGGGAGCTACGTGGTCTCCGACCTGCACCGCACGCGCAACATGCGACTCGCGTTCAAGGACGGCTTCTTCGTGGGCGGCGCCAAGGCGGTGCTGATGACGGCGACGGGCGGCCGCTTTCCGGGCGCGCCCATCGCCATGGCCGCCGACGCGAGCACGCCGCGCGCCGTGGAGCCGGTCGAGCCCTTCACGCCCGACGGCGCGCTGACGTTCAGCAAGGTGGATGCGGTCTTCAAGTCGGGCAACGCGACGCGCGATACGATCCCGAGTCATCTGCTCGTGGGTCCCGATGTGACGCCCGCGGTGGCCGAGTTCTACTCGCATGTCTGTCCGGCGGCGGTGTACGAGCGCGTTGGCGACGAGCTCCGGGTCAACGCGCCGAACTGCGTCGATTGCAAGGCGACCGACGTGCTGGGGCCGAGGTGGACGCCGCGGGAGGGGGGGAGCGGGCCGAAGTATCGGATGATGTGA
- a CDS encoding class I SAM-dependent methyltransferase yields the protein MERLAASFRDPSGFVFEHDGILYRYIARDYAEHYTQLMSGGLYDDLVAAQLLVPHAEVATPHPAAAGAFRIIAPTRVDFVSYPYEWCFGQLRAAALCTLAVARRALARGMLLKDASAFNVQFDGAHPVFIDTLSFERYVEGTPWPAYRQFCEHFLAPLLLMAHVAPDLSRLLRVYPDGLPLGLASRLLGWRAPLSVSAWVHLRLHSRSIARGEAAQEPPSKPAAVSRRGLESLLEHLEEAVSGCRWQPAGTVWADYDRTHSYSTAAFEAKREIVDRCVRAAGARRIWDLGANTGTFSRIAADAGAKVLSLDADAAAVELNFRRVAERTDRNVLPLLVDLTNPTPPLGWALRERASLPERGPAGMALALALVHHLAIGHNLSFAQIAGFFRRLAPAVLVEFVPKDDPMVQRLLAARRDIFPDYTEAAFVAALEREFPAVERQALPESERVLFFARAGARKGAGA from the coding sequence TTGGAGCGGCTCGCGGCCTCCTTTCGCGACCCGAGCGGTTTCGTCTTCGAGCACGACGGGATCCTCTACCGATACATCGCTCGGGATTACGCCGAGCACTACACCCAGCTCATGTCGGGCGGCCTCTACGACGACCTCGTCGCCGCCCAACTTCTCGTCCCGCACGCCGAGGTCGCGACGCCCCACCCGGCGGCGGCCGGCGCCTTTCGCATCATCGCCCCCACGCGCGTCGATTTCGTGTCGTATCCCTACGAGTGGTGCTTTGGCCAGCTTCGTGCGGCCGCGCTCTGCACGCTCGCCGTTGCGCGCCGGGCGCTCGCGCGCGGCATGCTGCTCAAGGACGCGTCCGCCTTCAATGTGCAGTTCGACGGCGCGCACCCGGTCTTCATCGACACCCTCTCGTTCGAGCGCTACGTCGAGGGCACGCCGTGGCCGGCATACCGCCAGTTCTGCGAGCACTTTCTCGCGCCGCTGCTGCTCATGGCGCACGTCGCGCCCGATCTGAGTCGGCTGCTTCGGGTCTATCCCGACGGGCTGCCGCTTGGGCTGGCGAGCCGTCTGCTCGGCTGGCGCGCGCCGCTCTCGGTGAGCGCCTGGGTGCACCTGCGGCTGCACTCGCGCAGCATCGCCCGCGGTGAGGCAGCGCAAGAACCGCCGTCCAAACCAGCTGCCGTCTCCCGCCGCGGGCTCGAATCGCTGCTCGAGCACCTGGAAGAGGCCGTGTCGGGCTGCCGCTGGCAGCCCGCCGGAACGGTGTGGGCCGACTACGACCGCACCCACAGTTACAGCACCGCCGCGTTCGAGGCCAAGCGTGAAATCGTGGACCGGTGCGTGCGCGCCGCCGGCGCGCGCCGCATCTGGGACCTCGGCGCGAACACGGGGACGTTCAGCCGGATTGCGGCCGATGCCGGCGCGAAGGTGCTCTCGCTCGACGCCGACGCCGCGGCGGTCGAGCTCAATTTCAGGAGAGTGGCGGAGCGCACCGACCGGAACGTGCTCCCGCTCCTCGTGGACCTCACCAACCCGACGCCGCCGCTCGGCTGGGCGCTCCGCGAACGCGCCAGCCTGCCGGAGCGCGGGCCGGCCGGCATGGCGCTCGCACTGGCGCTGGTTCACCATCTGGCCATCGGGCACAATCTCTCGTTCGCGCAGATCGCCGGATTTTTCCGCCGACTGGCCCCGGCTGTGCTGGTCGAGTTCGTGCCGAAGGATGACCCGATGGTGCAACGGCTGCTCGCCGCGCGCCGCGACATCTTTCCGGACTACACCGAGGCCGCCTTCGTCGCGGCGCTCGAGCGCGAGTTTCCGGCAGTAGAGCGGCAGGCACTGCCGGAATCGGAGCGGGTGCTGTTCTTCGCGCGGGCGGGTGCGCGTAAAGGTGCCGGCGCATGA
- a CDS encoding sulfatase-like hydrolase/transferase: protein MRRFNIVPYPFLFALYSVLAIASANATELIPLHDLLRPLLLATAIADAAYLVALSAGPDPHRRAAGAGFAVLVCVTFWFWGDLFAWRQEVAGEVAAVVCAALLIIVLNLFLRRSRRTFAGVSRYLNLFGGILLFWSGGTLAWRHLHHVSVAVAQPLPVRSAPVRGVDPDSSQRELPHVVVVILDKYTGAKSLRANFGFDDTPFEDGLRRRGFFVPGNAHANYVQTFLALSAMLNWDYLDAQTKALGPDSHCWECFYPVLEDNRTWHALKDRGYEFVFLPTGLPATASNRYADLELPSSRAITHEFEAAWVRTTILLPLMEAACASIRCSDAALPYAPESAASLDWKFEQIPLLLRQQRPVYVFAHFTVPHEPYVYDAECRHRRPSWPERDDGPDSLQIKADYVDQIRCVNRKVDRLVDAMAANSSRPLVVMLQADHGHGRMGRDQPSLSNAPPDRVAERLDIFAAYRFPGAPAGLVYDSISPINAMRALMRFYFQLDLPPLEDASYWSSADLPYKFARVR, encoded by the coding sequence ATGAGGCGATTCAACATCGTCCCATATCCGTTCCTGTTCGCGCTCTACTCCGTCCTTGCAATCGCTTCCGCGAACGCCACGGAGCTCATCCCGCTCCACGACCTGCTGCGGCCGCTGCTGCTCGCGACGGCAATCGCCGACGCGGCATATCTGGTCGCGCTCTCGGCCGGTCCCGATCCGCACCGCCGGGCCGCGGGCGCGGGCTTCGCCGTGCTCGTCTGCGTCACGTTCTGGTTCTGGGGTGACTTGTTCGCGTGGCGGCAGGAGGTGGCCGGCGAAGTTGCGGCGGTGGTCTGCGCAGCGCTCTTGATCATCGTGCTCAACCTGTTCCTGCGCCGCAGCCGCCGCACCTTCGCAGGCGTGTCCAGATACCTGAATCTGTTTGGCGGAATACTGCTCTTCTGGTCGGGGGGCACGTTGGCGTGGCGCCACCTGCACCACGTATCGGTCGCGGTGGCGCAGCCGCTGCCGGTCCGGAGCGCGCCAGTCCGTGGGGTGGATCCGGATTCGTCGCAGCGCGAGCTGCCACACGTCGTGGTCGTGATTCTCGACAAGTACACCGGCGCGAAGAGCCTGCGCGCGAACTTCGGGTTCGACGATACGCCGTTCGAGGACGGACTCAGGCGCCGCGGTTTCTTCGTGCCGGGCAATGCGCACGCCAACTACGTACAGACGTTCCTCGCCTTGTCCGCGATGCTCAACTGGGACTACCTCGACGCACAGACGAAGGCGCTGGGCCCGGATTCTCATTGCTGGGAATGTTTCTACCCGGTGCTCGAGGACAATCGCACCTGGCACGCCCTCAAGGACCGGGGATACGAGTTCGTATTCCTCCCGACCGGACTGCCCGCGACCGCAAGTAACCGCTACGCCGATCTCGAGCTGCCGAGCTCGCGGGCGATCACACACGAATTCGAGGCGGCATGGGTCCGCACCACGATCCTGCTTCCGCTGATGGAGGCCGCCTGCGCCAGCATCCGCTGCTCGGACGCCGCGCTGCCGTACGCGCCGGAGTCCGCGGCATCGCTGGATTGGAAGTTCGAGCAGATCCCGCTACTTCTGAGGCAGCAGCGGCCGGTCTACGTCTTCGCGCACTTCACCGTGCCGCACGAGCCATACGTGTACGACGCCGAATGCCGCCACCGCCGGCCGTCCTGGCCCGAGCGTGACGACGGTCCCGACTCGCTCCAGATCAAGGCGGACTACGTGGACCAGATCCGCTGCGTGAATCGCAAGGTCGATCGCCTGGTGGACGCGATGGCGGCGAACAGCTCTCGGCCGCTCGTCGTCATGCTGCAGGCGGACCACGGGCATGGCCGGATGGGCCGTGACCAACCATCGCTCTCCAATGCGCCCCCCGACCGAGTCGCCGAGCGCCTCGACATCTTCGCCGCCTACCGGTTTCCCGGTGCGCCGGCCGGGCTGGTCTACGATTCGATCTCGCCCATCAACGCGATGCGCGCGCTCATGCGCTTCTACTTCCAGCTCGATTTGCCGCCGCTGGAAGACGCCAGCTATTGGTCATCGGCCGATCTCCCCTACAAGTTCGCCCGCGTCCGGTAG